The nucleotide sequence GCACCTATTGCAGATTTATACTACAGCGGTACCTCAGGAAGAATTTCCTATGAGGCACCTATGGGTGTTATAGAGGGAGAGCTGCTTCTCAAGAGAAAGCTGCTGATAAGAGATGGAGAGCTGATTAATGTCTTTGATGAAGGTATCGATCAAATAATATTAAAGTCTAAGGATGGAGGTAATGAAGAAGGCCTAACTGACGAGTTCCTGAGGATAAATCTTGAAGAGGCTGTTAAGGGAAAACTTAAGGACATAGTAGCTACTATACAAAAGGAGCAAAATGAAATTATCCGAGCGGAAAAGAGTAAGGTCATAATAGTGCAGGGATCTGCAGGTTCAGGAAAAACAACAGTGGCTCTGCACAGGTTAGCATATTTGCTATATAAGCATAGGCAGAGAATGATAGGAAGCGATGTATTTGTAGTTGCTCCTAATAGATTATTTCTCGACTATATTTCAGATATATTGCCAAACTTGGGAGTTGAAGATGTAAAGCAGAGTACTTTTGAAGAGTTTGCCCTGGAAACTCTGGGCATACCGTATAAGATATATTCAAAGGATAAGAAACTTGCTGATATTATTGAGAGTTCACAAGATGAGAGGGCAAAATATATTACAAACAGCAGCAAAATTAAAGGAACCATGGTGTATAAAACCATAATTGACAGGTATGCGAAATATATAGAAGCCACAGGAATGGATTATGAGGATATTGTTGTAGAGGGACACACCATTTTCCGTGGCAGAGAAGTAAAGAGATTATATGTAAAAGACTTATCTCATACACCCATCAGTAAAAGAAAGCAAGAGATAAAGAAATACCTGGTTAACAGGCTGGAGGATAGACTTGCCACTATAAGTGCAGATATTGAAGCGGAATATGGAAGGCAGATAGCTGCTGCAAGAAATTCCATGGAAGATAGCAGTGAGAGAAGGGCTATACTTTCCAATTTATATAATGAGAGAGACAATAAAAAGCAAGGGCTGAGGGAAGCCGCCAAGGAAGCCATTAATAATTACATTACAAACTGGCAAAAGGATGATATAGTTAAGCTGTATTTAATGTTGTTTAATGATGAAAATATATTCCAGATAATGACGGATGACAAAATTCCCGAGAAGCTTGCTAAGTTTATGGTTGATGAGATAAATGAAAACTTTAATAATGGAAGAATTGACAGTGATGACTTAGCTGCAATGCTATATCTGCATTTTAAAATAAATGGTATAGATGAAAAGTATAAGTTTCAGCATATTGTTATCGATGAAGCACAGGACTACAGCATGTTTGAACTTTATGTGCTAAAACAGTTAGCATATAACTCCTCGCTGACAATTGTGGGAGATACCGGTCAAAGCATTTACTATTATAAAGGAATTGATGACTGGCAGAGGCTTATTAAGGATGTATATGAGGAGGATATTTATTATACTCCTTTGACACAAAGCTATAGGTCTACTGTGGAAATTGTCAACTTTGCCAACAATGTGCTTAGAAAGCAAAAGAACAGCTTAGAACCTGCTAAACCGGTATTGAGGCATGGTAAAGAGCCTGAATTAGTAGAGTATAAGGACAATAAGAACCTGGTTGAAATCATTGATAGAATAGTAGAGGAAGCAGAGCAGGCAGGGAAGAAAAACGTAACGATAATCTGTAAGACCTATCAGCAGTGCAGTGAGCTTAAAAAGGTTTTGAGAAAGAGTAAGCAAAAGTGGAAATTAATCAGTGATTCCGACAAGAAGATAGACTTGGATAAAATAATAATACCTTCCTATATGACAAAGGGGCTGGAATTTGACTGCAGCATAGTTTTTGATTGTGATAGCTTTAATTACGGGGATACAGAGCTAGACAAAAGATTATTATATGTAGTTTTAACCAGAGCGCTCCATATGGAATATATATTATATAAGGGTGGGCCATCAGAGTTGCTGAAATAGCTATAAATGAATTTTTAATAAACAAGACTGAAGAGGAATGTTATATACATACCCTGCAGTCTTGCTTTTGATAGCTTAAAATGGATTAATAGGCTATAACTGCTTACTTTCCTATAATGCAGCCTTCTGAGACTGAAAGGCCCAAAAGATGGCAGCCCATTTGTTTTCCTGTTGAAAATGTACTAATAAACCGCCATCCTGCCAGGTTGTATTTGTTATAGCATGGATTTAATAATACTATACTACGTAAGCTCATGAAAGGTGATGTTAAAAAATACCTTTATAATAGTTAATAATTGTGGTTTAATAGAAGATGAGCCTATGAAGACTATTTGGTAGAGGAGAATGACAATGGCAGATAGCTACATATTATTTATAAAAGCACTATTCATAGGACTGGCAACAGGCATTATAATATCGATTCCAATCGGTCCGGCGGGAATAGAGTCTGTAAGATGGACTATAACCAAGGGATTTAGGAGAGGAATTCTTGTTGCAATGGGGTCAGTCATGGTAGACGTGCTAGATGCTGTACTGATTAATTTTGGTTTACTAAGCTGGATTGAATCAAATAAATTAATGGAAGCCCTATTTTGGACGGTTTCCGGTATAGTTACCTTCTTTATTGGGTTAAGAGCAGTAAAAAGCGGTAAGAGCTATGACCTCAATGAAGAGGAAAAGCTCTTGGAAAAGAAGGGAATTACTGCGCACCCAGTTTTTACAGGATTTATTATAACCTTGACTTATCCTATGACACATTTTTCCTGGCTGACTTTTAGTACTACCTTTATAAGGTACTGGCGTAATCTTGGGGTAATTCCTTATGCAACCTTTGTGACTTCAATGTTGTCAGGCATACTTACAGGTCTTACAGGTATTAATTATTTGGCATCTAAAGGAAGAAAGGTGATAAAAGTAAAGGAAACAGGAAAGTTTACCAATCTACTTGCTCATGGTATAGCTCTGCTGGGAGTAGGCTTCTTTATCTTTGGACTAATAAAACTGTATCCGCATTTTCAATGAATATTTAATTAATTTTTAGCCTTATATTTTAAATCTATAACCGGCACCCCAAACTGTTTCTATAAATTGTGGATTTGAAGGTGTGGATTCCAGCTTATCACGGAGCCTGGCTATGTGCACGGTTACTGTGGAAATATCACCCAAAGCATCCAACCCCCAGATTCTTTCAAACAATTCCTCTCTGCCGAAGACCCTGTTGGGATTTTGAGCTAATAGCAGCAAAAGCTCAAATTCTTTTTGAGCCAAAAATATTTCTTTGCCATTTAGAAATACTCTTCGGGAATCCTTTTGTATTTCTAATCCGCGGATGGTGATTATATTTGACGGGGTCTTACCACCAAATTTGTTTCTTAATCTTTCATAGTTTTGTATGTGTGAGTTCACTCTTGCAACCAGTTCTCCGAAACTGAAAGGCTTAGTGATGTAGTCATCGGCTCCTAGGCCAAGCCCCATAATTTTATCTGCTTCTTCCTTCCTTGCAGAAACCAACAATACGGGAATAGCTTTTTCATCCCTGATAATTCTTAATATATCAAAACCATCTAAATGGGGCAGCATAAGGTCTAAAATTAATAAATCATACTGATTTTCCTTTAAAGAATTTAGCCCCGAAATACCATCTGTACTAAGAGTAACCTCATACCCAGCCATTTCAAGATAGTCTTTCTGAAGTTTTGCTATGCTTAAATCATCCTCTATAATTAGAATTTTTTTCATAGGGGTGTTATTTCACTCCTTCCATTTTGGCAAGAGATATTATAATGCTTGTACCATCATTACCATGGCTAATAGCCCATATTTTACCCTGATGGCCTTCAACAATTTGCTTAGCAATTGCAAGGCCTAGACCACTGCCGTCTGTACCGGTACGGGCCTTATTTGCTCTATAAAACCTGTCAAATATCTGATTTACTTCGTCTTTGCTTATACCGGAGCCATTATCCCTTATTTCAGCAAGTATACTGGAATTAGTTTCTCTCAAAATTATTTTTATCTGGCCCTTTTCTTTATTCATATATTTACGAGAGTTATCAATTATATTAGTTATAACACGTCTCATTCTTTCTCTATCTATAAGTACAAACTTTGAATTTGTAAGATTGTTTTCCAGAGTTATTTCTATACCGGATCTTCTTAATTCCTCAGCACAATCAGATATACAGTATTCAAAGTACTGGATGATATTTGTGCTTTCAAAATTAAAAGGGAGCTGATGGAGATCCAGCTTCGAATATAAGAGCAAATCATCAATCATGAGATCTACTTGACTGGCTTTAGAATAAATGGTTTTTAAATATTCATTTATCTTTTCCGGAGTAGCGGCTACACCGTCCAAAATACCCTCCACATACCCCTTAATTGATGTTATAGGTGTCTTTAGATCATGAGAGATACTGGATACTAACATTTTACGGTTGTCATCATAGAGCATTTTCTCATGGACCGAATCCTTAAGCTGCAAACGCATTTGCTCAAAATCCTTACATAGTTCCTTAATTTCTTCATCTCCATCTTCAATAACCTCATAGTTTAAGTTTCCGCTGCTTATCTCTGAGGCTGCTTTTTTTAGAAGCGTTACGGGTTTTAATATTCTTTTGGACATTAAGTAGGACATAAATATATTTATTGAAATAAAGGATAAGACAAATACTCCTCCAACCAAAAGGATAAAATTAAACAAGAAATCAGACTTTTCATTTATTGGAGCTAATAAGATTATTTTTCCTGTGGTGCCGTCTTTAAACTTATGCTCAATAACTTGGATAAATTGAGATCTGCCCTTAATTTTTATTGACTTGCTTAAAAAGCCTGATTTTGATGCTTCCAAACACTTTTCTAAATCAATTTTGGTAATATTACCGCTTGAAAATACAAGACTATCATTCTGAGTTACAATAAACTCTCCCTGTATTGGAGATAACCTTTGAAGCAAAAATTCCTTATACTCATTGTATTCAATAATGTTGATCTTTTGCTTTGCTATACCACTGCTTATGTGAAGAAGTTCTGTTTTCACAGATACAAGTTCTTTGAAATTCTCATAATTTATATCCCGTTTAAAAGCTAAAGATGTAATATTTATTACTGCAATAGCAATTACAAAGCTTATGAAAAGTGGGATGATAATAGTAAGAGTATTAGAATAAATCAAACGTCTTTTTATATTCATTATTTCACCTTAAAAGTCTCTTTTATCAAATAAACTATAGCTTCCTGTAAATAAAATTATAACATAACTGCACATTAACACAAATGTACGGATTATCTTTCCAAGTGGGAAAATATCCATAATCCACAGGTTATACCAATCCAGCATAGAAGTGAGAAATAATCCTGAATATTGATAAAAAATAATTTCTGAGACCTTAAAACCTATAAAGACAATTATAGATAGAAAAAATACGCCGGTACCACTTTTTAATATGTTAGTAAAGAATATAATCATGATTGATAATACAAGCATTGGCAACAGGGTGACTATGTAAGAAATTAGTACCCTATATAAACCTAAAAGTGTAAAAGAATTTCTATTAAATATTAGTCCAACTAATAATGAGAGAATCATAACAAGCAGCAAATTGGCCAGGACAAAACACATTATTGCACATATTTTTGCAAGGAGTAATTTTAATCTTGTAACTGGTCTTGTTAAAGAAATTTTCATGGTGTTGTGAGAAAATTCACCGGAGAAACTGTCTATGGTTACAAGTGCTGTAAAAAGGGGGAGTATCGAAACCACCGTGACTGATAGCACAAGTATTGGAAACTCCATACTTCCCACAGATCTCAAACCTACTCCGGATTGTAGGACAGTCATGGTTAATTGAACCAGTATTATTACTATAACGGATAATACTGCGGATACTGTAACCTTTTTCTTTTTATATAGTTTTTCTATTTCATTAATCAAAGCTGGCTTAAATCCTCCCATTTCTCTCTACCTCGCTAACAAAGTAATTTTCAAGAGTGGCATAGCTAGTCAGTATGTTTTCTGTGGTATCTACATTAAGCAATCTTCCGTTATATATAACCCCAATACGGTTACAGGTAAGCTCCACATCATGAATTAGATGACTGGATATAAAGAAGGTTGTTTTTTCAGTTTGGGCTAAATCCTTAATAAGATTTCGCATTGCTATCATGCCTTCTACATCCAATCCGTTTAAAGGCTCGTCCAATATAACTACTTCCGGTTTTGATAGTATAGCCGCAGCAATACCGAGCCTCTGACGCATTCCAAGTGAGAACTTCCTAGGTTTTTCATTTTTAAATTTCAATAATCCAGTTAGGTGTAAGACTTCATTTATCCTATTATCATCTATATATGTATAGTATCTGGATAATTGCTTCAGATTTTCATAGGCTGTGAGATATTGGTGAGTTTCAACTGTCTCTATGATGCAGCCTACCCTTGCCATGCCCTTTTCAAATTCGTCAGCTATGTCATAGCCCATTATTCTAACGCTGCCGCTATCTGGCTTTACTAGACCGGTCATAATTTTCATGGCAGTAGTTTTACCGGCACCGTTAGGACCTAGAAAACCAAAGATATCACCTTTATAGATATCTAGATTAATATCTTTTATACCTCTTCCGTTTTTATATATCTTAGTTAAATTAGTAATTTCAATTACCTTTTCCATATAAGCCTCCTAATAAATCCAATCAATTATTATGATAAAGTCAGTGTATAATATAAGGAAATTCCGTATTAAAGCAATTTCCTAAATGAGTAATGAGCAGTGAGGAATGAGTAATTTTAGCAGAAATTCAGCTCCGCTGAATTTCATCCTTAATTACTCATTACTCTCTACTCATTGAAAGAAAGTGCTTCGCACTTTGTTTCTGTTACGTATTAGTTTTATACGTTGATAGTTACTTATTCAAATATCTTATAAAATGATCCATCATAATTAAAGCTTGTAGCATAAGCCTTTTGATGATAGAAATGTACGGCAG is from Clostridium thermarum and encodes:
- a CDS encoding sensor histidine kinase; protein product: MNIKRRLIYSNTLTIIIPLFISFVIAIAVINITSLAFKRDINYENFKELVSVKTELLHISSGIAKQKINIIEYNEYKEFLLQRLSPIQGEFIVTQNDSLVFSSGNITKIDLEKCLEASKSGFLSKSIKIKGRSQFIQVIEHKFKDGTTGKIILLAPINEKSDFLFNFILLVGGVFVLSFISINIFMSYLMSKRILKPVTLLKKAASEISSGNLNYEVIEDGDEEIKELCKDFEQMRLQLKDSVHEKMLYDDNRKMLVSSISHDLKTPITSIKGYVEGILDGVAATPEKINEYLKTIYSKASQVDLMIDDLLLYSKLDLHQLPFNFESTNIIQYFEYCISDCAEELRRSGIEITLENNLTNSKFVLIDRERMRRVITNIIDNSRKYMNKEKGQIKIILRETNSSILAEIRDNGSGISKDEVNQIFDRFYRANKARTGTDGSGLGLAIAKQIVEGHQGKIWAISHGNDGTSIIISLAKMEGVK
- a CDS encoding ABC transporter ATP-binding protein, which produces MEKVIEITNLTKIYKNGRGIKDINLDIYKGDIFGFLGPNGAGKTTAMKIMTGLVKPDSGSVRIMGYDIADEFEKGMARVGCIIETVETHQYLTAYENLKQLSRYYTYIDDNRINEVLHLTGLLKFKNEKPRKFSLGMRQRLGIAAAILSKPEVVILDEPLNGLDVEGMIAMRNLIKDLAQTEKTTFFISSHLIHDVELTCNRIGVIYNGRLLNVDTTENILTSYATLENYFVSEVERNGRI
- a CDS encoding response regulator transcription factor, with product MKKILIIEDDLSIAKLQKDYLEMAGYEVTLSTDGISGLNSLKENQYDLLILDLMLPHLDGFDILRIIRDEKAIPVLLVSARKEEADKIMGLGLGADDYITKPFSFGELVARVNSHIQNYERLRNKFGGKTPSNIITIRGLEIQKDSRRVFLNGKEIFLAQKEFELLLLLAQNPNRVFGREELFERIWGLDALGDISTVTVHIARLRDKLESTPSNPQFIETVWGAGYRFKI
- a CDS encoding LysE family transporter, with protein sequence MADSYILFIKALFIGLATGIIISIPIGPAGIESVRWTITKGFRRGILVAMGSVMVDVLDAVLINFGLLSWIESNKLMEALFWTVSGIVTFFIGLRAVKSGKSYDLNEEEKLLEKKGITAHPVFTGFIITLTYPMTHFSWLTFSTTFIRYWRNLGVIPYATFVTSMLSGILTGLTGINYLASKGRKVIKVKETGKFTNLLAHGIALLGVGFFIFGLIKLYPHFQ
- the helD gene encoding RNA polymerase recycling motor HelD, whose translation is MSIREEDFIYEKNALKNTGQWLDKEIENKERYYSRLESKVAELKKQSRGSYNHELETAINLQNISSKILNDYKEVRKQPYFARIDFEEARGTLDSFYIGKLGLMDEESGEEKVVDWRAPIADLYYSGTSGRISYEAPMGVIEGELLLKRKLLIRDGELINVFDEGIDQIILKSKDGGNEEGLTDEFLRINLEEAVKGKLKDIVATIQKEQNEIIRAEKSKVIIVQGSAGSGKTTVALHRLAYLLYKHRQRMIGSDVFVVAPNRLFLDYISDILPNLGVEDVKQSTFEEFALETLGIPYKIYSKDKKLADIIESSQDERAKYITNSSKIKGTMVYKTIIDRYAKYIEATGMDYEDIVVEGHTIFRGREVKRLYVKDLSHTPISKRKQEIKKYLVNRLEDRLATISADIEAEYGRQIAAARNSMEDSSERRAILSNLYNERDNKKQGLREAAKEAINNYITNWQKDDIVKLYLMLFNDENIFQIMTDDKIPEKLAKFMVDEINENFNNGRIDSDDLAAMLYLHFKINGIDEKYKFQHIVIDEAQDYSMFELYVLKQLAYNSSLTIVGDTGQSIYYYKGIDDWQRLIKDVYEEDIYYTPLTQSYRSTVEIVNFANNVLRKQKNSLEPAKPVLRHGKEPELVEYKDNKNLVEIIDRIVEEAEQAGKKNVTIICKTYQQCSELKKVLRKSKQKWKLISDSDKKIDLDKIIIPSYMTKGLEFDCSIVFDCDSFNYGDTELDKRLLYVVLTRALHMEYILYKGGPSELLK
- a CDS encoding DUF2278 family protein, which produces MHAITNTTWQDGGLLVHFQQENKWAAIFWAFQSQKAAL
- a CDS encoding ABC transporter permease, with product MGGFKPALINEIEKLYKKKKVTVSAVLSVIVIILVQLTMTVLQSGVGLRSVGSMEFPILVLSVTVVSILPLFTALVTIDSFSGEFSHNTMKISLTRPVTRLKLLLAKICAIMCFVLANLLLVMILSLLVGLIFNRNSFTLLGLYRVLISYIVTLLPMLVLSIMIIFFTNILKSGTGVFFLSIIVFIGFKVSEIIFYQYSGLFLTSMLDWYNLWIMDIFPLGKIIRTFVLMCSYVIILFTGSYSLFDKRDF